Genomic window (Pseudothauera hydrothermalis):
CCATCCACATCCCCACTGTGTTGCTCGCCTGTGCTTCGCTCGCGGTGCTGTTGGGCTGGAACCGTCTGGCTGCCACCCGCTATCCGTGGATGCGCCGGGTGCCCGGCCCACTGGCGGTGTTGATCATCGCCACTGCGGTCAATGCGGCCCTGGCCCTGCCGGTCGAGACCATCGGCAGCCGCTTTGGCGGCATCCCGCAAAGTCTGCCGGACTTCGGCCTGCCCGAGCTCTCACTGGGCACGCTGGGCAAGCTGATCTCGCCAGCGATCACCATTGCACTATTGGGGGCCATTGAATCGCTGCTCTCGGCACGCGTGGCCGACAGCCAGATCGACGACCGCCATGACCCCAATCAGGAGCTGATGGCGCAAGGTGTGGCCAACATCGTCGCACCGCTCTTTGGCGGTTTTGCCGCCACCGGCGCCATCGCCCGCACCGCCACCAACATCCGCACCGGCGGGCGTACCCCGGTAGCGGGCATGATCCACGCCGGGGTGCTGCTTGCCATCGTGCTCGCGCTGGCGCCCTTGGCCAGCCACATTCCGCTGGCCACCTTGGCGGCGATCGTCGTCGTGGTGTCGGTCAATATGGGCGAGTGGCACGCCTTCGCCCCCCGGGAACTATCCCGTTACTCGATACAGTATCGCACCATCCTGCTTGGCACTTTCCTGATTACCGTGGTGTTCGATCTCACCCTGGCGGTGGAAATCGGCATGGTGCTGGCCAGCTTGTTTTTTATCTACCGTATGTCGGACCTCACGCGCATCGAACGTATTGCCTTGGAGGAGCACTACGGAGTAGAAGCGTTGTCGCGTGAGGACGGCAGCCCGCGCATCCTCGCTTACCGGATCTCCGGCAGCCTGTTCTTCGGCGCGGCCAACAAGCTGGAAAACCTGCTGTTGATGCAGCAAGGCCATCCGGACGCGGTCATTCTAGACATGGGCAAGGTGATCAACATCGACACCACGGGTCTGGACATTCTGCGCACCCTGCATCGCAATCTGAATAAACGCGGCGCAGCGCTGATACTGTGCGACCTCAACCCGCAGCCCGCTTCGCTGATCTCGCGTTCCGGCTTTCGCGACACCTTGGGCGAACGGTACATTGCTGGCAATCTCACCGAAGCACTACTGCGCGCCCAGCAATGCCATGGTCACGATCCGGAGATTTCCTATGCCTGAGCACGCATCCGCCAGCTCTATAGCCCGCAGCCTGCGCATCCTGGGCCGGGTCCAGGGCGTTTTCTACCGCGCCAGCGCCAAGGCACAGGCCGACCGCCTGGGCTTGCGGGGTTGGGTGCGCAACAAGCGCGACGGCAGCGTCGAAGCGCTGGTGGCGGGGCCCGCAGAAGCCATCGATCGCTTCATCGATTGGGCCTACCAGGGCCCTGCCCAGGCCCGGGTCGAGCGCATCGAAATCGGCGCCGCGGACGCTCCACAGGCGGCCGGTTTCCGCATTCTGCCCGACGCCTGAACCCGCTGCGGCCGATCAGCCGTAGAGCATCTCCACTGCCTCGGGCGATAGCCATTCGCGCAGACTCTCCAGCAGCGCGTCTTCAGGACGCACCCGCCAGGCTTCGCCCAAAGGCAGATCGGCCTCGGCCACCGCGTTGCGGTAACGCACCCGCACCGGGCAGCCGCCGTCGCAAAAGGGTGACAGCAGCGCCTGCAGGCGCTCGGCCGTAGCCAGCGCGCCGCTGG
Coding sequences:
- a CDS encoding SulP family inorganic anion transporter, with amino-acid sequence MMIAFRPKLLDTLPGYDRAGFVADLSAGITVGVLALPLAMAFAIASGMSPTAGIWTAIVAGFLISLLGGSRVQIGGPTGAFIPILYAIVVDYGVANLLVATMMSGAMLLAMGAFRLGNMIRFIPLSVVIGFTNGIAVVIFISQIKDFLGLQIERLPGEFFARIEALASHLHTIHIPTVLLACASLAVLLGWNRLAATRYPWMRRVPGPLAVLIIATAVNAALALPVETIGSRFGGIPQSLPDFGLPELSLGTLGKLISPAITIALLGAIESLLSARVADSQIDDRHDPNQELMAQGVANIVAPLFGGFAATGAIARTATNIRTGGRTPVAGMIHAGVLLAIVLALAPLASHIPLATLAAIVVVVSVNMGEWHAFAPRELSRYSIQYRTILLGTFLITVVFDLTLAVEIGMVLASLFFIYRMSDLTRIERIALEEHYGVEALSREDGSPRILAYRISGSLFFGAANKLENLLLMQQGHPDAVILDMGKVINIDTTGLDILRTLHRNLNKRGAALILCDLNPQPASLISRSGFRDTLGERYIAGNLTEALLRAQQCHGHDPEISYA
- a CDS encoding acylphosphatase, which translates into the protein MPEHASASSIARSLRILGRVQGVFYRASAKAQADRLGLRGWVRNKRDGSVEALVAGPAEAIDRFIDWAYQGPAQARVERIEIGAADAPQAAGFRILPDA